A stretch of Plesiomonas shigelloides DNA encodes these proteins:
- a CDS encoding response regulator transcription factor, which translates to MKALIVEDDTLLARQIETALEQQQWICDIARDGIDALYRATSENWDVIVLDLGLPKLDGLTVLRSLRQEGNTTPVIILSARGELHQRIEGLNAGADDYLTKPFEMAELLARLSVQLRRSSGQAAPQVQAGDLTLDLSAARVFWQGQPIELTSLEYKVLVYLMQNKGRVISRTELVESIYRQDFDRDSNTVEVFIGRIRRKTDSRIIQTVRGLGYRINAD; encoded by the coding sequence ATGAAAGCCCTAATTGTTGAAGACGACACCTTACTGGCGCGCCAGATAGAAACGGCGCTAGAGCAGCAACAGTGGATTTGCGACATTGCCCGCGATGGCATTGACGCCTTATACCGCGCCACCAGTGAAAACTGGGATGTGATTGTGCTGGATTTGGGCCTGCCTAAGCTCGATGGGCTGACGGTGCTGCGCAGTTTGCGTCAAGAGGGCAATACCACGCCGGTGATTATTCTCAGCGCCCGTGGCGAGTTGCATCAGCGCATTGAAGGGCTCAATGCGGGCGCGGATGATTACCTGACCAAGCCGTTCGAGATGGCTGAATTATTGGCTCGGCTGTCGGTGCAATTGCGCCGCTCTTCTGGGCAAGCTGCGCCACAAGTGCAGGCGGGCGATTTAACGCTGGATTTGAGCGCCGCACGGGTGTTCTGGCAAGGTCAGCCGATTGAGCTGACATCGCTTGAGTACAAAGTGCTGGTGTACCTGATGCAAAATAAAGGTCGGGTGATTTCGCGCACCGAGCTGGTGGAAAGTATCTATCGGCAGGATTTTGATCGCGACTCCAACACGGTAGAAGTGTTTATTGGTCGTATCCGGCGTAAAACTGACAGCCGAATTATTCAAACCGTGCGCGGCTTAGGATATCGGATCAATGCAGATTGA
- a CDS encoding sensor histidine kinase codes for MQIDRFSLRQRVLGATMGWLLLVLVSAGMVVPEILRHYLQQEASRSMRLYLDELSARLEVNSQGVPEVSGLLSDPRFRQPYSGLYWQVTSPAGVLRSRSLWDSGMQESEGQWTGPKAQPLLRVSRALTLPDYPHPLTLVIAQSEVPLHQTLARLTHLFWGILAVTGMGILAIIGVLIGWSLKPLRRVQQQLTQVRQGHQTQLEGALPKELAPLAADLNALLFHYGELLNRARHHTGNLAHALKTPLAVLNNQIALLPPAEQAQLQAPLKQLREQIESHLARARIAGASNILAVRCQPALRVDRIALAMSKVYAARDVELINELDSELQLAVSEDDFDEMAGNLIENSFKWATSLIRVHLQASNDTSAQSAMLTLLIDDDGCGIADADRERVLQRGVRLDETTPGSGLGLNIAYEMALSYRGDLRLQPSPLGGLRAELTLPAVRR; via the coding sequence ATGCAGATTGATCGCTTTAGCCTGCGTCAGCGGGTACTCGGTGCGACCATGGGCTGGCTGCTACTGGTGTTGGTCAGTGCGGGTATGGTGGTGCCGGAGATTTTGCGCCACTATTTGCAGCAAGAAGCCAGTCGGTCGATGCGGTTGTATCTGGATGAGCTCAGTGCGCGGCTGGAAGTGAACAGCCAAGGCGTGCCGGAAGTTAGCGGTTTACTGAGCGACCCGCGTTTTCGTCAGCCTTACAGCGGGTTGTACTGGCAAGTTACATCACCGGCTGGGGTGCTGCGCTCGCGCTCGTTGTGGGATAGCGGCATGCAGGAAAGCGAAGGGCAGTGGACCGGCCCCAAAGCGCAGCCTCTGCTACGTGTCAGTCGAGCGTTGACCTTACCAGATTACCCGCATCCCTTAACGTTGGTGATCGCCCAAAGCGAAGTGCCGTTACACCAAACCTTGGCGCGGTTAACGCATCTGTTTTGGGGCATTTTAGCCGTTACTGGGATGGGGATCTTGGCCATTATCGGCGTGTTGATTGGTTGGTCGCTCAAACCGTTACGCCGCGTGCAACAGCAACTGACGCAAGTGCGGCAAGGTCATCAAACCCAGCTAGAAGGCGCGTTACCCAAAGAGTTAGCCCCATTGGCGGCGGATCTGAATGCGCTGCTGTTTCACTATGGCGAGTTGCTAAATCGCGCCCGTCATCATACCGGTAATCTAGCCCATGCATTGAAAACTCCGCTGGCGGTGCTGAATAACCAGATAGCGCTGTTACCGCCCGCGGAACAAGCGCAGTTACAAGCCCCTCTTAAACAGCTACGTGAGCAGATTGAAAGTCATTTGGCGCGTGCACGCATCGCTGGGGCTAGCAATATTTTGGCGGTGCGCTGTCAGCCGGCACTGCGCGTCGATCGCATTGCACTGGCGATGTCGAAAGTGTATGCCGCCCGTGACGTTGAGCTGATTAACGAGCTCGACAGTGAATTGCAGCTGGCGGTATCAGAAGATGATTTTGATGAGATGGCCGGAAACTTGATTGAAAATAGTTTCAAGTGGGCCACCTCGCTGATCCGGGTTCATCTGCAAGCGTCCAACGATACCAGCGCACAGAGCGCCATGCTGACGCTGCTGATTGACGATGATGGCTGCGGCATTGCCGATGCGGATCGGGAGCGGGTATTACAGCGTGGCGTGCGTTTGGATGAAACCACCCCGGGGAGCGGATTAGGGCTGAATATCGCTTATGAGATGGCCCTGTCGTATCGCGGTGATTTGCGTTTGCAGCCTTCCCCATTGGGCGGTTTACGGGCTGAGTTAACGCTGCCTGCAGTGAGGCGATAG
- a CDS encoding MATE family efflux transporter yields the protein MTTNSSVTEIQDTSLATAPLLSLFWRYTIPTITAMVISGIYVTIDGIFVGHFLGEQGLAGVMLAYPVGSVLYAVGAMIGMGASSLVSLNMGRGDLQSARGIVGNALLLVILAALIIGSVGLLYGGHMLRWLGAEGEIYSAGMEYLRWYFMLGSAALLSMSFSALLRNDGQPKRVTYIMVLGGTLNVIMDYLFLAVFPMGLAGVGLATMLSQVVTGGLCLSHFCSRRSQLRLTWAALRPKLTLLLQILRLGTSSLLMYLYLSVVLAFHNKAFMSVGSALHVAAYGIVSYAEAFFYLIFEGIALGIQPITSFNAGAGLEERVRKIRNLGLGITAGLGISGMIALYLFPQYVAFMFAGDNPGLTKEAVNGIYRYFWGLPMEGLLLVGATYFQSVNKPVIASTLTGGKLLLIGGFLFVFARWWGVNGVWMALPACSTLLCIWMLWQMKNENRHPARGMLE from the coding sequence ATGACCACCAACAGTTCCGTAACCGAAATCCAGGATACCTCACTGGCCACTGCGCCGCTGCTGAGCCTGTTCTGGCGCTATACCATTCCGACCATTACTGCGATGGTGATCAGCGGCATTTACGTCACCATTGACGGTATTTTTGTCGGCCATTTTCTTGGTGAGCAAGGGCTGGCTGGAGTGATGCTGGCCTATCCAGTCGGCTCGGTACTGTACGCCGTGGGCGCGATGATTGGTATGGGCGCCTCTTCGCTGGTTTCCCTGAATATGGGGCGCGGTGATCTGCAAAGCGCCCGTGGGATTGTCGGGAATGCCCTGCTGCTGGTGATTTTGGCCGCGCTGATTATCGGCTCGGTGGGCTTGCTGTATGGCGGCCATATGCTGCGCTGGCTGGGTGCCGAGGGTGAGATTTATAGCGCGGGCATGGAGTATCTACGCTGGTATTTTATGCTGGGTAGCGCCGCGTTATTGTCGATGAGTTTTTCCGCGCTACTGCGTAATGACGGCCAGCCTAAGCGCGTCACCTACATCATGGTGCTGGGCGGCACCCTGAACGTGATCATGGATTACCTGTTTTTGGCGGTATTTCCAATGGGGCTTGCCGGCGTAGGTCTGGCAACCATGCTGTCGCAAGTGGTCACCGGCGGTTTGTGCCTGTCGCACTTTTGCTCGCGTCGCAGTCAATTGCGCCTGACATGGGCGGCGCTGCGGCCAAAGTTGACACTACTGCTGCAAATCCTGCGATTGGGTACCTCGAGTTTGCTGATGTATCTCTATCTGTCGGTAGTATTGGCCTTTCACAACAAAGCCTTTATGAGCGTGGGAAGTGCGCTGCATGTGGCCGCTTACGGAATCGTCAGCTATGCCGAGGCGTTTTTCTATCTGATTTTTGAAGGGATTGCCTTGGGCATTCAGCCCATCACCAGCTTTAACGCGGGAGCCGGTCTTGAAGAGCGAGTGCGTAAAATTCGTAATTTAGGGCTTGGCATCACCGCAGGACTGGGTATTAGCGGCATGATCGCGCTGTATCTGTTTCCGCAGTATGTGGCCTTCATGTTTGCCGGTGACAATCCGGGGCTGACCAAAGAAGCCGTTAACGGGATTTATCGCTATTTCTGGGGGCTACCGATGGAAGGTTTGCTGCTGGTGGGCGCGACCTATTTCCAATCGGTCAATAAACCGGTAATAGCCTCTACCCTAACTGGCGGTAAACTCCTGCTGATTGGTGGTTTCCTGTTTGTCTTTGCGCGTTGGTGGGGCGTAAATGGCGTCTGGATGGCCTTGCCGGCATGCAGCACCTTATTGTGTATCTGGATGCTGTGGCAGATGAAAAATGAAAACCGCCATCCGGCGCGTGGCATGTTGGAATAA
- the rimJ gene encoding ribosomal protein S5-alanine N-acetyltransferase — protein sequence MFGRLTAPQVRLCSERLIVRLAQEKDAAKIADYYTLNRAYLKPWEPARDESHFRPSGWEMRLSLITQLHRQGNAFCFILLDPQESEVLGIANYSNVVRGVFHACYLGYSLGELHVGKGLMYEALCQTNRYIFEQQHLHRIMANYMPHNQRSGNLLKRLGFEREGFARDYLLIDGQWQDHVLTALCNPRWRAPERA from the coding sequence ATGTTTGGCCGTCTTACCGCACCGCAGGTTCGACTGTGCAGCGAGCGACTGATTGTGCGACTGGCACAGGAAAAAGATGCGGCGAAAATTGCCGATTACTACACCCTGAATCGGGCGTATCTCAAGCCGTGGGAGCCAGCCAGGGATGAAAGCCATTTTCGCCCTTCGGGCTGGGAGATGCGTCTGTCATTGATCACGCAGTTGCATCGTCAGGGCAATGCGTTTTGTTTTATTTTGCTCGATCCACAAGAAAGCGAAGTGTTGGGGATTGCCAATTACAGTAACGTGGTGCGCGGCGTATTTCACGCGTGCTATCTGGGGTATTCGCTGGGCGAGCTGCATGTGGGCAAGGGGCTGATGTATGAAGCCTTGTGTCAAACCAATCGCTATATTTTTGAACAGCAACATCTGCACCGGATCATGGCCAACTACATGCCACATAATCAGCGCAGTGGTAACCTTTTGAAACGGCTTGGATTTGAGCGTGAAGGCTTTGCGCGCGATTATCTACTGATTGACGGTCAATGGCAGGATCATGTGCTGACGGCGCTGTGCAATCCACGTTGGCGTGCGCCAGAGCGTGCGTGA
- a CDS encoding YceH family protein — translation MKIQLTVKEARVIGCLLEKQITTPEQYPLSLNSLTTACNQKTNREPVVEWSEADVQDTVDALLKKRLLRDLSGFGNRVVKYEHRFCNSEFGNLKLSAQELALVCVLLLRGPQTAGELRTRTARLAEFSDVQQVEAVLEKLAARDDGPFVMRLAREPGKRECRYAQLFCTDDSLTADSAESTATADALGDPVRVAEQEGRIQALEDEVAALREQLAALDARLSALE, via the coding sequence GTGAAAATCCAACTGACGGTAAAAGAAGCTCGGGTTATCGGCTGCTTGCTGGAAAAGCAAATCACCACCCCAGAGCAGTATCCGCTGTCACTGAACAGTCTGACTACCGCCTGCAACCAAAAAACGAACCGTGAGCCGGTGGTGGAGTGGAGCGAAGCCGATGTGCAGGATACGGTGGATGCGTTACTGAAAAAACGCTTACTGCGTGATTTGTCCGGTTTTGGCAATCGGGTCGTGAAGTACGAACACCGTTTTTGTAATTCAGAGTTCGGTAACCTGAAGCTCTCGGCGCAGGAGTTAGCGCTGGTGTGCGTATTGTTGCTGCGCGGCCCGCAAACAGCCGGTGAACTGCGTACCCGTACGGCCCGTTTGGCCGAATTTAGTGATGTGCAGCAAGTCGAAGCGGTGTTAGAAAAGCTGGCGGCACGTGATGATGGCCCGTTTGTGATGCGTTTGGCGCGTGAGCCTGGGAAGCGTGAATGTCGCTATGCGCAGTTGTTTTGTACCGATGACTCCTTAACCGCTGACAGTGCAGAATCTACCGCCACGGCTGACGCGTTGGGCGATCCGGTACGCGTGGCGGAGCAAGAGGGCCGCATTCAGGCGTTGGAAGATGAAGTGGCCGCCCTGCGCGAACAATTGGCTGCATTAGACGCGCGTTTAAGTGCGCTGGAATAA